The Gemmatimonadota bacterium genome window below encodes:
- a CDS encoding sulfatase, which produces MSQSRPNILFIMSDDHASHAIGAYGSRINRTPHIDRIAAEGMRFDNCFCTNSICTPSRAAILTGTYNHVNGVTTLDTRLDGRLLNYPKVLREHGYQTAVVGKWHLGHGGNHDPTGFDYWNVLPGQGLYHDPEIIEMGERSKRSGYATDLITDYSLDWLRNRDRDRPFCLMVHHKAPHRPWEPDDRHARMYEDEDIPEPDTFDDDYANRAQAAAAARMRVERDLNAEDLKVPVPENLTPAEEKGWKYQRYIKDYLRCVASIDDNVGRLLDYIDEEEIGENTIVIYTSDQGFFLGDHGWYDKRFMYEESLRMPFLIRYPREVAPGTVNGDMILNVDFPATFLDCAGVDVPSSFQGRSFRPLLQGETPADWQTSMYYRYWMHGAHHNVCAHYGIRTLRYKLIYYYGDPLGQEGAVGEKTAPEWELFDLEKDPCELNSVYGDPEYEEVVTQLKAELKRLQERVGDEAYNG; this is translated from the coding sequence ATGTCCCAGTCACGCCCGAACATCCTGTTCATCATGTCCGACGACCACGCGTCGCACGCCATCGGCGCCTATGGCAGCCGGATCAACCGGACCCCCCATATCGACCGGATCGCGGCGGAGGGCATGCGGTTCGATAACTGCTTCTGCACCAATTCCATCTGCACGCCCAGCCGTGCGGCGATCCTGACGGGCACGTACAACCATGTAAACGGCGTCACCACCCTGGACACCCGCCTGGACGGCCGTCTGCTGAACTATCCCAAGGTGCTGCGGGAACACGGGTACCAGACGGCGGTGGTGGGCAAGTGGCACCTCGGCCACGGAGGCAATCACGATCCCACGGGCTTCGACTACTGGAACGTCCTGCCCGGCCAGGGCCTGTACCACGATCCCGAGATAATCGAGATGGGAGAGCGGTCGAAGCGGAGCGGGTACGCCACCGATCTGATCACGGATTATTCCCTGGACTGGCTGCGAAACCGCGACCGGGACCGTCCCTTCTGCCTCATGGTGCATCACAAGGCGCCGCACCGGCCCTGGGAGCCCGATGACAGGCATGCCCGCATGTATGAAGACGAGGATATCCCGGAGCCGGACACCTTCGACGACGACTATGCCAACCGCGCACAGGCCGCCGCGGCCGCCCGGATGCGCGTAGAGCGCGATCTCAATGCCGAGGACCTGAAGGTACCTGTGCCGGAGAACCTGACCCCGGCCGAAGAGAAAGGCTGGAAGTACCAGCGGTACATCAAGGACTACCTGCGGTGCGTGGCCTCGATCGACGACAACGTCGGGCGGTTGCTGGACTATATCGATGAGGAAGAAATCGGAGAGAACACCATCGTGATCTATACGTCGGACCAGGGGTTCTTCCTCGGCGACCACGGCTGGTACGACAAGCGCTTCATGTACGAGGAATCCCTGCGCATGCCCTTCCTTATCCGCTACCCGAGAGAGGTTGCGCCCGGTACCGTGAACGGCGATATGATCCTGAACGTCGACTTCCCGGCGACCTTCCTGGACTGTGCCGGCGTAGATGTACCCTCGTCATTCCAGGGTCGTTCGTTCCGTCCGCTGCTCCAGGGAGAAACCCCGGCAGACTGGCAGACCTCCATGTACTACCGGTACTGGATGCACGGCGCTCACCACAACGTCTGCGCTCATTACGGCATCCGCACCCTGCGATACAAGCTGATCTACTATTACGGCGATCCGCTCGGCCAGGAAGGCGCGGTCGGTGAGAAGACGGCACCCGAGTGGGAGCTTTTCGACCTGGAAAAGGATCCCTGCGAACTGAACAGCGTGTACGGTGATCCCGAATACGAGGAAGTGGTTACGCAGCTGAAGGCGGAATTGAAGCGGCTGCAGGAACGGGTGGGGGATGAGGCGTATAACGGCTAG